A part of Hymenobacter swuensis DY53 genomic DNA contains:
- a CDS encoding bifunctional adenosylcobinamide kinase/adenosylcobinamide-phosphate guanylyltransferase translates to MLTYISGGQRSGKSRYAQELALQLSPAPVYLATSRPWDDDHRQRIARHVADRDARWTTLEEEKYLSRLPLTGRTVVLDCVTLWLTNFFADAAYDVDATLHQAQTEFDQLMQQDCTLLVISNEIGMGLHAPTEAGRKFADLQGWLNQHIAQRADRAIFMVSGLPLVVK, encoded by the coding sequence ATGCTCACGTACATTTCCGGCGGGCAGCGGTCGGGCAAAAGCCGCTACGCCCAGGAGCTGGCCCTGCAGCTCAGCCCCGCGCCCGTGTACCTCGCCACCTCGCGCCCCTGGGACGACGACCACCGCCAGCGCATTGCGCGCCACGTAGCCGACCGTGACGCCCGCTGGACTACGCTGGAAGAGGAAAAATACCTCAGTCGCCTCCCCCTGACGGGCCGCACCGTGGTGCTGGACTGCGTGACGCTCTGGCTGACCAATTTCTTCGCCGATGCCGCCTACGACGTGGACGCCACGCTGCATCAGGCGCAAACCGAGTTCGATCAACTCATGCAACAGGACTGCACGCTGCTGGTGATTTCCAACGAAATCGGGATGGGACTGCACGCGCCCACCGAGGCGGGCCGCAAGTTTGCGGACTTGCAAGGCTGGCTCAACCAGCACATTGCCCAACGGGCCGACCGCGCCATTTTCATGGTGTCGGGGCTGCCGCTGGTGGTGAAATAA
- a CDS encoding AAA family ATPase, translating to MALYLLSGGPGAGKSTLLTALGHAGFAVAEEVSRQLIQEQVALGSRQVPWLDLAGFAELALARMVTQHRQATLRGGVTFFDRGLPDLIAYLEVAGQSVPPAYYAAVAAHPYRPLVFLAPPWPEIYVNDAERWQTFDEATAIYRALHLVYQRVGYTVVELPRTSVAARVSFVRTVAGI from the coding sequence ATGGCCCTTTATCTTCTTTCCGGTGGCCCCGGAGCCGGCAAAAGCACCCTGCTCACCGCCCTCGGCCACGCCGGCTTTGCGGTGGCCGAGGAAGTGTCGCGCCAGCTTATCCAAGAGCAAGTGGCCCTGGGCAGCCGCCAGGTGCCATGGCTGGATCTGGCCGGCTTTGCCGAGCTGGCTTTGGCCCGCATGGTCACCCAGCACCGGCAGGCCACCCTGCGCGGCGGCGTCACGTTCTTCGACCGGGGCCTGCCCGACCTGATTGCCTACCTGGAAGTGGCAGGCCAATCGGTGCCGCCCGCCTACTACGCGGCGGTGGCGGCGCATCCGTATCGGCCGCTGGTTTTTCTGGCGCCGCCCTGGCCGGAAATCTACGTGAACGATGCCGAGCGCTGGCAAACCTTCGACGAGGCCACGGCCATTTACCGGGCGCTGCACCTTGTCTACCAGCGGGTTGGCTATACCGTGGTGGAGCTACCCAGAACCAGCGTGGCCGCGCGGGTAAGCTTCGTCAGAACAGTAGCTGGCATTTAA
- the cbiB gene encoding adenosylcobinamide-phosphate synthase CbiB — MDRFTRLAAPLALGYTLDLLLADPESWPHPVRTYGTLIAVGEQQLNHGTWRLAKGALLASTLVGGTFAGFTLLDKAGRRLPPSIPLALNSLWVFYGLANTGLVREGRAVFEVLERDGLAAGRRQLARIVGRETARFDHQQIRTAVLESLAENLSDGVVAPLLYYALAGVPGLMAYKMVNTLDSMVGYRSPRYEQFGKFAARLDDVANLVPARLTAGLLALLGGSGRGFRFIFRYGHQHKSPNAGYPEAALAGVLDCRFGGPNYYHGQLVPKPYIGHNPRPLAHQEINRVARLNHAVCAVVVAGIVGLLWRQHRRRRLQ, encoded by the coding sequence ATGGACCGATTCACCCGCCTAGCCGCGCCCCTGGCTTTGGGCTACACCCTCGATTTGCTGCTGGCCGACCCCGAAAGCTGGCCCCACCCCGTGCGCACCTACGGCACCCTTATTGCTGTCGGCGAACAGCAGCTCAACCACGGCACCTGGCGCCTAGCGAAAGGGGCACTGCTGGCAAGCACCTTAGTGGGCGGCACCTTCGCCGGCTTCACGCTACTGGACAAGGCCGGGCGGCGCCTGCCTCCCTCTATTCCCTTGGCGCTAAACAGCTTGTGGGTGTTCTACGGGCTGGCCAATACGGGCCTAGTGCGCGAAGGCCGGGCCGTGTTCGAGGTGCTGGAACGGGACGGGCTGGCAGCGGGCCGCCGCCAGCTGGCCCGCATCGTGGGGCGCGAAACCGCCCGGTTCGACCACCAGCAAATCCGCACGGCCGTGCTGGAGAGCCTGGCGGAAAACCTGAGCGACGGGGTGGTGGCGCCCCTGCTCTACTACGCGCTGGCGGGCGTGCCGGGTTTAATGGCCTACAAAATGGTGAACACCCTCGATTCGATGGTGGGCTACCGCAGCCCGCGCTACGAGCAGTTCGGCAAGTTTGCCGCCCGCCTCGACGACGTGGCGAATCTGGTACCGGCCCGGCTCACGGCCGGTTTGCTGGCGCTGCTGGGCGGCAGTGGGCGGGGGTTTCGCTTCATTTTCCGGTACGGCCACCAACACAAAAGCCCCAACGCCGGCTACCCGGAGGCCGCCCTGGCGGGCGTGCTCGACTGCCGCTTCGGCGGGCCCAACTACTACCACGGCCAGCTCGTACCTAAACCCTACATCGGCCACAACCCGCGCCCGTTGGCGCACCAGGAAATCAACCGGGTGGCTCGGCTCAACCACGCCGTGTGCGCCGTAGTGGTGGCCGGCATTGTGGGGCTACTGTGGCGGCAGCACCGGCGCCGACGCCTCCAATAA
- a CDS encoding TonB-dependent receptor — protein MKQNSLRNFRPTPRFATQLALSTAVLAGPLHTAHAQTPAPTDTLQRQSLSEVVVTTTRAATERGKVPQQLQVISRQDIQQTPAQEFTDVLKKNASVDVIQYPGLLAGVGIRGFRPQTGGLNQRALLLVDGRPAGTSNLATLDLGSVEQIEILKGPASALYGSQAMGGVVNVVTRKSRGVVRSALFTEYGSFETFKAGGATGGNLTKNLDFDLTFGLFDRAQDYKLGEGGVFRRWLDGGSATKTYADDSRVQTDDRRADGQRRRFTRLGYYSGALRLGYQLGEHWRVDVRGERFVARNVESPNDVFYGDLGPSGKDIERQNLDLSATGNYARHQLFVRGYTSKETNDNNTLAGANNVPIAPYRSFQSQYLWRGVQVKDVLTLGRQRLTVGVDRNEATSNSQRFNAASAAIAPYNPNYELNTTGIYAQAQLSLLADKLIVTPGARYDFISYNVKRTDLLTTFTPGKTTNPFFSPSLGAQYEVLNGLRVHGTIGRAYVTPDAYNVAGYSQTAPNAARQVSITAGNADLKNESSVTWDAGLRFDRPTSGFSASAAYFATQVENRITTRTTNPAGETTAEGYTVRARTTYVNANDSRIRGLEVETGYDFGVRADSRYVLRVFAGGTHMLKAEDVTNAVDGPQTTRAIFNVARLSGNYGVAFDNLRGVRARLSGHYVGRRRDTDFTDIQSPQIQYPRYMTLDFSAGYTLAGRHTLSVLVNNLTDENYYEKRGYNLPGRNVSARYTLTF, from the coding sequence ATGAAACAGAACTCGCTACGCAACTTCCGCCCGACGCCCCGCTTCGCCACCCAGCTGGCGCTGAGCACGGCCGTACTGGCCGGCCCTTTGCACACTGCCCACGCCCAAACGCCCGCTCCCACCGACACCCTGCAGCGCCAGAGCCTCAGCGAGGTGGTGGTGACGACCACCCGCGCCGCCACCGAGCGCGGCAAGGTGCCGCAGCAGCTCCAGGTAATCAGCCGCCAGGATATCCAGCAGACGCCCGCCCAGGAATTCACCGACGTGCTGAAAAAGAACGCCTCCGTGGACGTTATCCAGTACCCCGGCCTGCTGGCGGGGGTGGGCATCCGGGGGTTCCGGCCCCAGACGGGCGGGCTCAACCAACGGGCGCTGCTGCTGGTGGATGGCCGGCCGGCCGGCACCAGCAACCTGGCTACCCTCGATTTGGGCAGCGTGGAGCAAATCGAAATCCTAAAAGGCCCCGCCTCGGCGCTGTACGGCTCGCAGGCCATGGGCGGGGTGGTGAACGTGGTGACGCGCAAGTCGCGCGGGGTGGTGCGGTCGGCGCTGTTCACGGAATACGGCAGCTTTGAAACCTTTAAGGCGGGCGGCGCCACCGGGGGCAACCTCACCAAAAACCTGGATTTCGACCTGACTTTCGGGCTCTTCGACCGGGCGCAGGACTATAAGCTGGGCGAGGGCGGCGTGTTCCGGCGCTGGCTCGACGGCGGCAGCGCCACCAAAACCTACGCCGACGACAGCCGCGTCCAAACCGACGACCGGCGCGCCGACGGCCAGCGCCGCCGCTTCACCCGGCTGGGCTACTATTCCGGGGCGCTGCGGCTGGGCTACCAGCTGGGCGAGCACTGGCGCGTGGACGTGCGCGGTGAGCGGTTCGTGGCCCGCAACGTGGAGTCGCCCAACGACGTGTTCTACGGCGACCTGGGGCCGTCGGGCAAGGACATCGAGCGGCAAAACCTCGACCTGAGCGCCACCGGCAACTACGCGCGGCACCAGCTATTCGTGCGCGGCTACACCTCCAAGGAAACCAACGACAACAACACGCTGGCGGGCGCCAACAACGTGCCGATTGCACCCTACCGCTCGTTCCAGAGCCAGTACCTGTGGCGGGGCGTGCAGGTGAAAGACGTGCTGACGCTGGGCCGCCAGCGCCTGACCGTGGGCGTGGACCGCAACGAGGCCACCAGCAACTCGCAGCGCTTCAACGCCGCCAGCGCCGCTATTGCGCCCTACAACCCCAACTACGAGCTGAACACCACCGGCATCTACGCCCAGGCGCAGCTGAGCTTGCTGGCCGACAAGCTGATCGTGACGCCCGGGGCCCGCTACGACTTCATTTCCTACAACGTGAAGCGCACCGACCTGCTGACCACCTTCACGCCCGGCAAAACCACCAACCCGTTTTTCAGCCCAAGCTTGGGCGCGCAGTACGAGGTACTGAACGGCCTGCGCGTGCACGGCACCATCGGGCGGGCCTACGTGACGCCCGACGCCTACAACGTGGCCGGTTATTCCCAAACCGCCCCCAACGCCGCCCGGCAGGTGTCCATTACGGCGGGCAATGCCGACCTGAAAAACGAGAGCAGCGTCACCTGGGACGCCGGCCTGCGCTTTGACCGACCCACCAGCGGCTTCTCGGCCAGTGCGGCCTACTTTGCTACGCAGGTGGAAAACCGCATCACCACCCGCACCACCAACCCCGCGGGCGAAACCACCGCGGAAGGCTATACGGTGCGGGCCCGCACCACCTACGTCAACGCCAACGACAGCCGCATCCGGGGCCTGGAAGTGGAAACCGGCTACGATTTCGGCGTGCGCGCCGATAGCCGCTACGTGTTGCGGGTGTTTGCCGGCGGCACGCATATGCTCAAGGCCGAAGACGTGACCAATGCCGTGGACGGCCCCCAAACCACCCGCGCCATTTTCAACGTGGCCCGGCTGAGCGGCAACTACGGCGTGGCCTTCGATAACCTGCGCGGGGTGCGCGCCCGCCTGAGCGGCCACTACGTGGGCCGCCGCCGCGACACCGATTTCACGGATATCCAGTCGCCCCAGATTCAGTACCCGCGCTACATGACCCTGGACTTCTCGGCGGGCTACACCCTGGCCGGCCGGCACACGCTGTCGGTGCTGGTGAATAACCTTACCGACGAGAACTACTACGAGAAGCGCGGCTACAACCTGCCCGGCCGCAACGTATCGGCCCGCTACACGCTTACTTTTTAG
- a CDS encoding ABC transporter ATP-binding protein encodes MPTSIPLLTAEELTVGYFSRPKTPRPVAGPLRLRLWPGELVCLLGPNGAGKSTLLRTLAGLQPPLSGRLDLGGAALTSLSAPARARQLSVVLTDRVDSGNLTGRELVQLGRHPHTGWLGGLTTHDDAQVQAALAATGTEALAHRPVGELSDGERQKILLARALAQDTPLILLDEPTAHLDLPNRVALMRLLHRLARQTGKAILLSTHELDLALQAADRVWLLPADGALRTGTPEDLVLSGAFAAAFAREGLAFDPATGTFALHAPTGPLVQLVGDGAAAFWTRRALEREGFVPTAAPAALRVTATPDYWISQAAGSPGQRHDTIAALLRALHQPATS; translated from the coding sequence ATGCCGACTTCCATCCCGCTGCTGACCGCCGAGGAATTGACGGTGGGCTATTTCAGCCGCCCGAAAACACCCCGCCCGGTGGCCGGTCCGCTGCGCCTGCGCCTGTGGCCCGGCGAGCTGGTGTGTTTGCTGGGTCCGAACGGGGCCGGCAAATCGACGCTGCTGCGCACGCTGGCCGGCTTGCAGCCGCCCCTGAGCGGCCGCCTCGACCTGGGCGGCGCGGCCCTCACCAGCCTGAGCGCCCCGGCCCGGGCCCGTCAGCTCAGCGTGGTGCTCACCGACCGGGTGGACAGCGGCAACCTCACCGGCCGGGAGTTGGTGCAGCTAGGCCGGCACCCGCACACCGGCTGGCTCGGCGGCCTTACCACCCACGACGACGCCCAGGTGCAGGCCGCCCTGGCCGCCACCGGCACCGAAGCCCTGGCCCACCGCCCGGTGGGCGAGCTGAGCGACGGCGAGCGGCAGAAAATTCTGCTGGCCCGCGCCCTAGCCCAGGATACGCCCCTGATTCTGCTCGACGAGCCCACCGCCCACCTCGATTTGCCCAACCGCGTGGCCCTCATGCGCCTGTTGCACCGCCTGGCCCGCCAAACCGGCAAAGCCATCCTGCTGTCCACCCACGAGCTGGACCTGGCCCTGCAAGCCGCCGATCGAGTATGGCTGCTGCCCGCCGACGGGGCGCTGCGCACCGGCACGCCCGAAGACCTGGTGCTGAGCGGGGCCTTTGCGGCGGCATTTGCGCGGGAGGGCCTGGCCTTCGACCCGGCCACCGGCACGTTTGCCCTGCACGCCCCCACCGGCCCCCTGGTGCAGCTGGTGGGCGACGGAGCTGCCGCCTTCTGGACCCGCCGGGCGCTGGAGCGTGAGGGGTTCGTGCCCACTGCTGCTCCGGCCGCGCTGCGCGTGACGGCCACCCCCGACTACTGGATCAGCCAGGCGGCCGGCAGCCCCGGGCAGCGGCACGACACCATTGCCGCCCTGCTCCGCGCTTTGCACCAGCCGGCAACCTCTTAG
- a CDS encoding FecCD family ABC transporter permease, giving the protein MPVPAAGAGRNITWLLVLALLVGLGFVLDIALGSVSIPLPAVVRILLRQPIDTPAWEFIVREIRLPKALTALAVGSGLAVSGLQMQTLFRNPLAGPSVLGLTAGAGLGVAAVMLASGSAAGSLAIRALGVGGSWGLVLAATTGAALVMGLVLALSGRVRDNVVLLIVGMMIASVTGAIVSLWQYFSAPEQIQEYLLWTFGSLGGVTGSHLAVLASVVTVGLVLAFASAKSLNALLLGENYARSMGLVVGRSRTLIILSTSLLAGSITAFCGPIGFVGIAVPHLTRALLRTADHRLLLPASCLAGAALTLGCDCIAQLPGSQATLPLSVVTSLLGAPVVLWVVLRRQNIRSSFS; this is encoded by the coding sequence CTGCCCGTTCCGGCAGCCGGGGCCGGGCGAAATATAACCTGGCTGCTGGTGCTGGCGCTACTGGTAGGGCTGGGCTTCGTGCTCGATATTGCCCTGGGCTCGGTGTCGATTCCGCTGCCGGCCGTGGTGCGTATCCTGCTTCGGCAGCCAATCGATACGCCGGCCTGGGAGTTTATTGTGCGCGAAATCCGCCTACCTAAAGCCCTGACGGCCCTGGCCGTGGGCAGCGGCTTGGCAGTAAGCGGCTTGCAGATGCAGACCCTGTTTCGGAACCCGCTGGCCGGGCCATCGGTGCTGGGCCTTACGGCCGGGGCCGGGCTGGGCGTGGCGGCCGTGATGCTGGCCAGCGGCAGCGCGGCGGGCAGCCTCGCCATCCGGGCCCTGGGCGTGGGCGGCAGCTGGGGGCTGGTGCTAGCTGCCACCACCGGCGCGGCCCTGGTGATGGGGTTGGTGCTGGCCCTGTCGGGGCGGGTGCGCGACAACGTGGTGCTGCTCATCGTGGGCATGATGATAGCCAGCGTGACGGGGGCCATTGTGAGCTTGTGGCAGTATTTCAGCGCCCCCGAGCAGATTCAGGAGTACCTGCTCTGGACTTTCGGCTCGTTGGGCGGGGTTACGGGCAGCCATTTGGCGGTGCTGGCCAGCGTGGTGACGGTGGGGCTGGTGCTGGCGTTTGCCTCGGCCAAATCGTTGAACGCGCTGCTGCTGGGTGAGAACTACGCCCGCAGCATGGGCCTGGTGGTGGGCCGCTCCCGCACGCTTATCATTCTGAGCACCAGCTTGCTGGCCGGGTCCATCACGGCGTTTTGCGGGCCGATTGGCTTCGTAGGTATTGCCGTGCCGCACCTCACCCGCGCCCTGCTGCGCACCGCCGACCACCGGCTGCTGCTGCCCGCCAGCTGCCTGGCCGGGGCCGCCCTCACCCTCGGCTGCGACTGTATTGCGCAGCTGCCCGGCAGCCAGGCCACCCTGCCCCTGAGCGTGGTGACCTCGCTGCTGGGGGCGCCGGTGGTGCTGTGGGTGGTGCTGCGCCGCCAGAACATCCGCTCCTCGTTTTCCTGA
- a CDS encoding ABC transporter substrate-binding protein — translation MSRPPFPSGRAGGVPAYLVARCGLLLLGLLGLTAPAAFSQPSSPPKARPTVAAPAKGRTTVTYAKGFTIAYTGRCKVITILSPFEQKTTATRYLLVPRGTPRPAGYPDAHVIAIPIRSLVGLSSMHVALASFLGAEDVVVGLGNLQYASAPKVRQRIAEGKIYAVGQGKELNNEQLVARHPDLVMATGWPGENLTRFQTLAAAGVPVMINSEWVESTPLARAEWVKVLAVLLNKEDLVNQKFGQVAREYQRLAALGQKASPRPRVVVGMPFKDVWHVPDADSYMAQFLRDAGTTYAWNQSKAPQGSLALSFETVAPVALTADYWLHLSSTATKAEVLTQDARYAAFAPFQSGRLYNNNRRTNAEGSNDYWESGAVRPDLVLADLLRILHPGLLPAGALHYYQQLK, via the coding sequence ATGTCCAGACCCCCGTTTCCCTCCGGCCGCGCCGGAGGCGTACCCGCTTATTTAGTTGCCCGTTGCGGCCTGTTGCTGCTGGGCCTGCTGGGGCTCACCGCGCCGGCCGCCTTCAGCCAGCCGAGTAGCCCCCCGAAGGCCCGCCCCACCGTGGCAGCTCCGGCCAAAGGCCGCACCACCGTCACCTACGCCAAAGGCTTCACCATTGCCTACACCGGCCGGTGCAAGGTCATCACCATTCTGAGCCCGTTCGAGCAGAAAACCACGGCCACCCGCTACCTGCTGGTGCCCCGCGGCACGCCCCGCCCCGCCGGCTACCCCGATGCCCACGTTATTGCCATTCCCATCCGCAGCTTGGTGGGCCTCTCGTCGATGCACGTAGCGCTGGCCAGCTTTCTGGGGGCCGAAGACGTGGTAGTGGGCCTCGGCAATCTCCAATACGCCTCAGCCCCCAAGGTGCGGCAGCGCATTGCCGAAGGTAAAATCTACGCGGTGGGCCAGGGCAAGGAACTCAACAACGAGCAGCTGGTGGCCCGGCACCCCGACCTGGTAATGGCCACCGGCTGGCCCGGCGAAAACCTGACCCGCTTCCAGACGCTGGCCGCCGCCGGTGTGCCGGTGATGATCAACTCAGAATGGGTGGAAAGCACGCCGCTGGCCCGCGCCGAGTGGGTGAAAGTGCTGGCCGTGCTGCTCAACAAAGAAGATCTGGTCAACCAGAAGTTCGGGCAGGTGGCCCGCGAGTACCAGCGCCTGGCCGCCCTGGGCCAGAAGGCCAGCCCGCGCCCGCGCGTGGTGGTGGGTATGCCGTTCAAGGACGTGTGGCACGTGCCCGACGCCGACAGCTACATGGCCCAGTTTCTGCGCGACGCGGGCACCACCTACGCCTGGAACCAAAGCAAAGCGCCGCAGGGCAGCCTCGCCCTGTCGTTTGAAACCGTGGCCCCAGTGGCCCTCACCGCCGACTACTGGCTGCACCTGAGCTCCACCGCCACCAAGGCCGAGGTGCTGACTCAAGATGCCCGCTACGCCGCCTTTGCCCCTTTCCAAAGCGGCCGCCTCTACAACAACAACCGCCGCACCAACGCCGAGGGCTCTAACGACTACTGGGAATCGGGAGCGGTGCGGCCCGACCTGGTGCTGGCCGACTTGCTCCGCATTCTGCACCCCGGCCTGCTGCCCGCCGGCGCGCTCCACTACTACCAGCAACTCAAGTGA
- a CDS encoding cobyrinate a,c-diamide synthase, with the protein MALPTVSEKPQFLLAAPASGNGKTTLTLGLLRVLARRGLVVQPFKCGPDYLDTHHHTQAAGRPSLNLDVFMASPAHLHSTYARYTAPADVAVVEGVMGLFDGAVRMQGSAADVAEQLGIPVILVVNAKAMAYSVAPLLFGFKTFHPGIRLVGAIFNFVNTASHYEFLREACADVGVEALGYLPNNPAFTIPSRHLGLSIDAELQYETVVEALADALPHTVDVDRLLELTRTAVPTTVPPPAAPVMAGRRRIAVARDAAFTFTYHQNLQALSRFGEVRYFSPLTDAALPLGTDFLYLPGGYPELFAEALSANETMRTSIAAYCRQGGATYAECGGLMYLGQHLLDAPGQPFAMAGVLPCSTTMQDAKLTLGYRVVHWDGLTVKGHEFHYSRLLDHGLTPEAVEVTNAKGGPVLGQLYRQGNVWASYLHLYWGEDAGFIARLLEASAPVLPPQ; encoded by the coding sequence GTGGCTTTACCTACCGTTTCCGAAAAGCCCCAATTCCTGCTCGCCGCCCCGGCCAGCGGCAACGGTAAGACCACCCTGACGCTGGGGCTGCTGCGGGTGCTGGCCCGGCGCGGGCTGGTGGTGCAGCCCTTCAAGTGCGGCCCCGATTACCTCGACACCCACCACCACACCCAGGCCGCCGGCCGCCCGAGTCTCAACCTCGACGTGTTCATGGCCTCGCCGGCCCACCTGCACAGCACCTACGCCCGCTACACCGCCCCCGCCGACGTGGCCGTGGTGGAAGGCGTGATGGGCCTCTTCGATGGGGCCGTGCGGATGCAGGGTAGCGCCGCCGACGTGGCCGAGCAGCTGGGTATTCCGGTGATTCTGGTGGTCAATGCCAAAGCCATGGCGTACTCGGTGGCCCCGCTGCTGTTCGGGTTCAAGACGTTTCACCCCGGTATCCGGCTGGTGGGGGCTATTTTCAACTTTGTCAATACGGCCTCGCACTACGAGTTTCTGCGCGAAGCCTGCGCCGACGTGGGGGTGGAAGCCTTGGGCTACCTGCCCAATAATCCGGCCTTTACCATCCCGTCGCGCCACCTGGGCCTCTCCATCGACGCCGAGCTGCAATACGAAACCGTGGTGGAAGCCCTGGCCGACGCCCTGCCCCACACCGTGGACGTGGACCGGCTGCTGGAGCTCACGCGCACCGCCGTGCCAACCACCGTGCCGCCGCCAGCCGCGCCGGTAATGGCTGGCCGCCGCCGCATTGCCGTGGCCCGCGACGCGGCGTTTACGTTCACTTATCATCAGAATTTGCAGGCGTTGTCCCGGTTTGGCGAGGTTCGGTACTTCAGCCCCCTGACCGATGCCGCGCTGCCGCTGGGCACCGATTTTCTGTACTTGCCCGGCGGGTATCCGGAGCTGTTTGCCGAAGCCCTGAGCGCCAACGAAACCATGCGGACCAGCATTGCCGCGTACTGCCGGCAAGGCGGGGCAACCTACGCCGAGTGCGGGGGGCTGATGTACCTGGGCCAGCACCTCCTGGATGCGCCGGGCCAGCCGTTTGCCATGGCGGGCGTGCTGCCGTGCTCCACCACCATGCAGGACGCCAAGCTGACCCTCGGCTACCGCGTGGTGCACTGGGACGGGCTAACAGTCAAAGGCCACGAGTTCCACTATTCGCGCCTGCTCGACCACGGCCTGACCCCAGAAGCCGTGGAGGTCACCAACGCCAAGGGCGGGCCCGTTTTGGGGCAACTGTACCGCCAGGGCAACGTGTGGGCCTCCTACCTGCACCTGTACTGGGGCGAAGATGCCGGCTTTATTGCGCGCTTATTGGAGGCGTCGGCGCCGGTGCTGCCGCCACAGTAG
- a CDS encoding pyridoxal phosphate-dependent aminotransferase gives MLHGHGDDGYRHPHPIKADFSTNVWYGGEPAGLRDYVFSQWATVNRYPEVLAESLAARIAAHHGLSANQVLTSSGTTESIYLLAQAWAGRRTTIVTPAFAEYEDATRLHGHQLTFLPWEQLMAGAPLAAELVFLCNPNNPTGSVLQEGEVAQLLACHPQMVFVLDEAFIEFTTSITTALPLLGRFDNLVIMRSMTKAYAIPGLRLGYVVASEKLVAHLTAAKAPWTVNALAAAAGHFLFEHFEAVQPPVAQLLADRASFAAQLAENKALEIHPSHTHYFVGQLRRGTAADLKRWLLARHGLLIRDAANFRDLTPAHFRLGTRPPADNHLLLNALREWTDSPA, from the coding sequence ATGCTCCACGGACATGGCGACGACGGCTACCGGCACCCGCACCCCATCAAGGCCGATTTCAGCACCAACGTGTGGTACGGTGGCGAGCCGGCGGGCCTGCGCGACTACGTGTTCAGCCAGTGGGCCACCGTGAACCGCTACCCCGAGGTGCTGGCCGAGAGTCTGGCCGCCCGTATTGCCGCGCACCACGGCCTTAGCGCCAACCAGGTGCTGACCAGCAGCGGCACCACCGAAAGCATTTATCTGCTGGCCCAGGCCTGGGCCGGGCGCCGCACCACCATCGTCACGCCGGCTTTTGCCGAGTACGAGGACGCCACCCGCCTGCACGGCCACCAGCTCACCTTTCTGCCCTGGGAGCAGCTGATGGCCGGTGCGCCGCTGGCCGCGGAGCTGGTGTTTTTGTGCAACCCCAACAACCCTACCGGCAGCGTGCTGCAAGAGGGGGAAGTAGCGCAATTGCTGGCCTGCCACCCCCAAATGGTTTTTGTGCTCGACGAGGCCTTCATCGAGTTTACGACCAGCATCACCACCGCGCTGCCGCTGCTGGGCCGGTTCGATAACCTGGTGATTATGCGCTCCATGACCAAGGCCTACGCCATTCCGGGGCTGCGGCTGGGCTACGTGGTGGCTTCGGAAAAGCTGGTGGCCCACCTCACGGCCGCCAAAGCACCCTGGACGGTCAACGCCCTGGCTGCCGCCGCCGGGCACTTCCTGTTCGAGCACTTCGAGGCCGTGCAGCCGCCCGTCGCCCAGCTGCTTGCCGACCGCGCCAGCTTCGCGGCTCAGCTAGCCGAAAACAAGGCCCTCGAAATCCACCCCAGCCACACCCACTACTTTGTGGGCCAGTTGCGGCGCGGCACCGCCGCCGACTTGAAACGCTGGCTGCTGGCCCGCCACGGCCTGCTGATCCGGGATGCGGCCAATTTCCGGGACCTCACGCCCGCGCATTTCCGGCTAGGTACCCGCCCGCCCGCCGACAACCACCTCCTGCTCAACGCCCTGCGCGAATGGACCGATTCACCCGCCTAG